The Ananas comosus cultivar F153 linkage group 22, ASM154086v1, whole genome shotgun sequence genome segment GGCTGGAACGATAAAGAGCCGTTTTCTTTAAGCCGgccaagaccagcgaaactaaagcttgggtctcggctgtgtcatttgagcagtcgatttggcaccaatagtcattcGAATGTttattcgaaagactattgggagGAAGGGACGAAAGTGGGGGCACGGAGGGGGGGGGCGGTAACGAGAGGAAAGGGATGAGAGGACGCACGCGCCCGAAGAATGGGCAGATGATAAGCGCAGGCGGATGAGCAGGGAGGCGCGaaggaggaggcggcagcagtaGGCTGAGCCGGCTTCTTAGTATTTTGCACCTTGCTCTTTGTACGCCCTGCACTCGGAATTTGTCGCCGTCGCCCGCGCATTTTGTTCGCGCAGTGAGACCGGGAGATTTCGTTCGGCGGCCCGCGGCCGGCAACGTGTAATCCCGAGcggcgtaaaaaaaaaaaaaaaacaggcaTGTGGTAACCATGGATTATGGAACTTTACGCCGAACGCAACTCCTCCGTTGAAATTACGGCCACTGAGCCACTTTTCAGCCCGTTCCGGTACACACTTACACTCTTCACTGCTTCATCCGTCCGCTTCATTATTGCCGACCTCCTATGTACCCAGTTTCCTTCATCTCTTTAAGCCTCATCACCTCAGGCTAAGTCGGCCCGCTTGTCTAATTTCACATCTTGCCGCATCACACACCTCCTGAACGCGNNNNNNNNNNNNNNNNNNNNNNNNNNNNNNNNNNNNNNNNNNNNNNNNNNNNNNNNNNNNNNNNNNNNNNNNNNNNNNNNNNNNNNNNNNNNNNNNNNNNaattttaaattttaaagtttaaattttaaatttgatatttttaatttttaattttaaatttgatatttttagttttaaaattttaaatttgttattttatatctttgaaatttaaatttagttttaaaattgaaatttgatatttaaaattaaaattttaaaaattaaaattttaaattttaattttaaattttaaaatttaaatgttaaaattttcaactttcatTATACtcacattattttctatttataactaccaactatttcaccttatactcacatttttcatccaaacataatttttctagttccaactttactcatattttcatccaaataaaaaaatactcttgttcctacgaaaattcatacttgtacctatccccgatataactagttcttacttatactctAACCAAACGAAGCCGAACTCTATGGATATCTACAATCTGAGACGAACATTTTAACCTGAACTTCTCCAAAATTGGACTTTCTATTGTGAAACAGCAATACCTTGAAATTGACACTTCATGTGTAGTTTCGAAAACTGCAgctgaaaattgaaaattttcgaGAGCTTTTGCGCAACCTTTGTCATGATATGATGGGATTGCTTGTGAAGCACTGTGAGAGGGGACACATTTAAGGGCTATCTTATAATTTTAGTGCGACCCAAATCCCTAGATTGATCGGATTAACCCTAGCCATCATTTTTACCACAAACGAGATTTTCTATCTCCCTTATATATacaatctctctctttctccctctttccGTTTCTTTTTGGTCGATCACCACACAGCAATGAGATTTTGTTGCTGGACAACTTCTCCGGTGACCTTCCCGCATCTTCGGTGACTTGTTAAACCACAAATGAAGCGTCCTTTTGCTACTCTCTTTTCAATGCGGTCAAAATTGAGGAAATAGGGTTGATTTTCTTCAACTTGTCGAATCTCAAGTTCTGGCTGGTTGAGAAAGCGTTCATGCTGTCTCGTAGTGTCCCACAAGTATCTATTGTGGCATCAATAGGTACTTACGCTGCCCGAAAGGCCAAAATAGGCCAATTTCGGGGACTATTTTGGGTGTGTCGCTGATTGCGGTTGCACAAGATGATATCTTGCTATCCTAGCATGGTTAGTGGGTGTGTTGGAAGTGGCATGGTGCGAAACATGAGTTTCGTACTCATTCCGACAACAANtttcgaccaagctaaccttgtccaaaaattgcaaatgagGGCTCTGTGGAATCCTCTCGCAGTCTAGAATCCAatgaaccaagtttcgtcgcgatccgacgctcctacgcggagaacgagccgaaatactaacagtcgacgcaGGAAATCTGTGAAAATCAGCACATTGCTCGGTTTGAAGATGGTTGAGGTACTCGAGGTAATTGCGACCAAATTACCTACCTCAACAGCGATGAACGGTGGTGCGGCGACAGGAACGGCGAagacgcaccctcgcccggcctcctcgcagtGCCCCGGCAACACgtgcgctcgaacggctcgcggcgcgacgtcggcgacgaagtCCTCAACCGTGCTCCCAACCGGcctagagtgagagagagagggagaggagatggtgaaaactctctctctcagctcaaTCCACAGataaatagagagagggaaagagggtGACATGAACGAGGTGGAATTTTACTGATTTAGCCCTCCACCaactcccttgtaccggtacacggattgctgtaccggtacaaggccaaacccgagagcatctgAGTTCTGTCGCacgctctgtaccggtacaaatggacccttgtaccggtacagcaagcgtcttccatgatggttgtaccggtacagcacaaaccttgtaccggtacaacagagTAAAAATCCTGCAATTTCGCAGATTTTCACACAGAATGCTGCCCTCGCGTCAAACGGAGTCCGTTtcgcgtctatttgacgccaacgcaactcgggcttgtctcgacactctccagagctgtcgacaagtccCCACTGACAGAAACTGGGTCTCACAGTTTGAGGGAATTCGGTGTGATTATAGTatgaaaattgtaaatttaaataatggaTTAACCAAAATTTTCTATGTAAGTGGCGCTTGGGCGACAAACTTTTGGAGTCAAGTCTTGTGAAAATTAATCGAAATTTTGAGTGCAAAATAACACATTTTTAAAGTGGGCACTATGCGGACTATGCTACAGATGAGAGATGACCGACCGCTTCGCATTCGAAATGCAATATCTTACAAACTACTTCATGGAATTCAGAAGTTAAAGAACTCTATACCCCCGTTTGGATCGGGTATAAAGAGGGCATAAGGGGGTTATCCCTCACTTTATACCCAAACATGTTTTTGGGGGctgggaacaagttgttcccacccacCCGGTAACAAGCTGTTCCCACCCACCCACagtgggaacaagttgttcccaaccccgaatagagagaaagagagagatttttattttaaatttaaatttaaatttaaatttttaaaatttataattttaaaatttaaatttaaatttaaatttaaatttataattttaaattttaaagtttaaattttaaatttgatatttttaatttttaattttaaatttgatatttttagttttaaaattttaaatttgttattttatatctttgaaatttaaatttagttttaaaattgaaatttgatatttaaaattaaaattttaaaaattaaaattttaaattttaattttaaattttaaaatttaaatNCCCTCTATGGCCTTCCACTCGAACTCCCATACTAAATTGCTTACAAAGTACTCAAGGTGTAGCATTGCCAGCCCATACCCCGGGCACATCCTTCTCCCTGCCCCGAAAGGCATCATCTTGATCTCTCTACTCCCCGTTATGTCCACCGCCTCTCCCTCCCCGCCCTCCAGGAACCTCTCCGGTCGAAACTCCATAGGGTCTTCCCAAACCTTTCCCTCCCACCCTATCTCCGCCACCATAAAGTTCACATCAGCTCCCTTTGGAACGCAATACTCGCCGAGCATCATATTAGCTGTGACGGTGTGTGGCAACACAAAGTGCGCTGGCGGGTGTCTTCGCAATCCTTCTAGAATTACTGTTTTTAGGTATGGCATAGATGACAAGACCTTTTCATCAATTTCTTTCCTCTCGGTTGTCCCTACCATTGTTTTGATCTCTTCATATAGCTTCGTCTGTTACCGATCACAGAAACAAGTTAAAATCATAGAGAAAATTAGTTGATTCACATCTGGTCAAAGTTATCATCTACTAACAAGCAAGCAAAATCAAATCACTTGATAACAATGTGATCTATGACATATTAATTATCATAAGTGCGTACAAACCTTTTACCTAGACCTCTAATAATATGAGAAACTAGTgtttggacttttttttttttataaccgTAATACATGTCGACGagacatattaaaattattattttcatattagaTAACAATTTCAATCCTGACAcataataatgtaaaaattttGTCCACCTCTCCGCGTAAATTTTTGGATTGAGTCCAAACTTGTTAACAAAATTAATGACGTAAAAAAGAATGTTCTAACATACGTGATCACACAAataatgattttattttctatatattttaattttttatgccaCTTATTAGGGCTGGCATTGACCTCTCTTCACCTCTCTTCGCCGTAATTAATTTCGACCTTACTGTTTCGGATAATTCCAATTTCAACCGTATCTTTATTACGGTAAAATAAACCACGAAAATGATCATTTATGGCCGAAAACGACTTCAATCCTCTccactttcacccaaacaaacaggTGCcaagctgaaaatatgaagcgactatattttgaagtttaaacTTTGGGTACCAACCAACCAACTATCGAAACCTTTTGCTACTTGCGTCCGGGACGGTCAGTCGatcgaaattaattaatttgtattcAAAATTACGCACCTGTATGTCCGGCCGTCGAACGAGGTTTGCCATGATCCACTGCAACGCGGTTGCTGTCGTGTCGGTCCCGCCGCTCAGAAACTCCGAGCATAGGCTGACGACCTCCCCATCAGTGAGACTCCTGCCCTGCTCCTCCGGCAGACGGAGCTCGAGCAGGGAGTCGACATACGCGACTGCTATCCTGTCAGACTCCTGCTTCAGTTTCTGCTCCTGCCTGGCGCGGATCAGCGCCCCGAAGATCTCCTGCTGCTTCTGATTCGTTGCAACGCACGCGTTCCACCTCTTGCGGAACAAGAGCTTGGTGACCGTCGGGAAGAAAGCGAAGACCGGGAATGCAGTGAAGGCTGCGAGCATGAACTGCTGCACGGCCTGGATGTCTGCGATCGTGGTGTCGTCGTCCAGCTTCACGCCGAAGCACATGAACACCAGCAGGCAGAAGATGGCATGCTTGAAGCTCTCCATCACCACTACGACGCCGTCGTCGTTGGCCGCGGCTTGCGCTTTCAGCTTCTCGATGAGCACCGCGAGGGCCCACCTGACAAACAACCGTTAtatctgtaaaattattattttgtctcttcaaatatattcttttactacctcctacttttcttatttgtcattAAGTTAGGAGCAAAAGAGGTATTCTGACTTCTTTTTAACTCTCATAGAAATTTAACCCGAATTTAATCTTGGATGACTTAACGGATACTACCAACAAGATTGTTtttgaataacaaaaaaaatatacgtgggtaaaatttgaaataaaaaatatatatataaaatattttagaagttcTGAGGAGtatttaactataaataattatcccaaaaaatatatatatcaacagtATTTTTCTTTGGGATTAATGAGACCGTTGACTTCCAATCTTCAccctatttttcaatttaatcctTCTTTGGGATTAATGACACAGTTGACTTCCAATCTTTACCctattttttgatttaattccaatttttcaaattttttttgccatttagaaatgaaaaacaacttaaatttagaaattaaaaacttGAATACCATTTTTAGCTAACTGCACTAGATACGGTCGGTTATATATCTCatctcatttaaatttttatcatcaaAATGTATAACAAAAAGTAGACCGAAATTGTCATGTGGCAAAATTTGGTACGATCATGGGCAGTTTTCGTTATAATTAACggcgtaaatttttttttactaaaataaattttagacacTCAactacaaatattaaaaaaataaaatattagaacttttttgAACTATGGAACATATTGATTTGGCTTcctatattttcaaatttttaatatctttgatttgaGTCCATTAACGGttctttgatttcaaaattttaataaattaatatattttatataattatcataattataaatttttaaaaataactaatgAGTTTAAgctttaaagtcaaaatattactGACTGACTGATACAAAtcgaacaaattaaaagattcgacaatagaattaaaattttgataattttatacctgattcaaaatagttcttaatgtatatatataagttttctGTATTTTTTACCTATTAAAACATAGAAAACCAAGAGATGAAACGAGAAAACGTTGGAAAATATTGGTGCAATAAACTTTTTTCATGTGGGATTCTTTGGGCTTAAATTTATCCTAGTGTCCGAATCATGTGCTTATGTGAGTTTatatgattgatttgttattaatcttttgtaaaaatatatatattttatgtaaaccGCTCTTCGCACCTGCGTGTCGGGGCGAAGAGTTCGACGCGGGACGGCGGGAGGATCTTGGAGGCGAGGTTTCGGCGGACGAGCCGCCAGTAGGGGCCGTAGGACGAGGAGCTGATGTCGCGCTGGCCGCACGTGAAGAGCACGTTCGGCTCGACGAGCGGCGGGCGGTGGGCGAAGGCGGCGCCGCCTTCGACGAGGGCGCGGTGGGCGAGGCGGCGGTCGGCGACGAACACCGACGGGCGGCGCTGGAAGGGGAGGCGGAGCGCGACGACGGGGCCGTGCCGCGCATGCAGGGCCCGGATGAGGTGCTCTGTGTCGAAGACGGATCGGCGGCGGCATATCACGTCGGCCAGCAGCAGAAAGCTGGGGGGACCTGGGGGCTGCTttgcatgctgctgctgctgctgctgctgttgctgattctgaTTCTCATCTTGcagttgctgctgctgcggctgctgctgcttctgattctgatttttatGATGATTTGTTAATAGTAGGAGGATGGAGAGAGTGAGGGCTAAGAGTATGGAAAGGAAGAGGATCCAAGAATCCATTGGTACTCTGATTTTTTGCACTagtggtatttttttttttttttcttcttttatctaCTTCTCTATTTTTTGGTTGTGTGGCGTTGAAGCGTTTTATAGAGACTTTGATTTGTGGCTTTGATAAAACATGTAATTTggtattttattttcagccaacTTGGCAGCGTATTTTCATTTCggcccctgtggttttaataaTTGCACTTTGCTTTCTTGTGatttagctctttttttttatttagtcaaAAAGTTACAATTAATTATTCTGTGATTTAGCGTACTTTTTACTTTGCcactttgttatttttttcaaaatttttatgctACCatcttatttgatataaaatttttggacagataaaagttaaacttaggggaacaaattaattataactttttaaacgACAGAAGGacataataaaaataagctaaagtAGAAGGGagcaatttgaagttttcctctttttttttccattcttcagcatagttttattttggtcctcGAACATTTAGTTTCAACGTTGTCGGCCCTTAATCTCTTATTAAAACGCTATACTTTAGTCTctatacatatttattattagagaatatatatatatatatttatgtaccATGCATTTGTCAACTATGTTTTCTGTCAAATATACTACTCCTTGAGTTAAAAGTGTTTTCTTaatataaaaagtttatatttgtGAATTGGATATATAaatggatgaaaaaaaaattgataaattgaatatataagGACTACAATTAATGAAAAACACTTTTGATTTTAGAGATTAAATTGAAACTAAACTAAAAGTATAGGGCCTCTAATGTCGAAATGTAAGAGAATGCTAAGTCTACAACCCAAAGGAGCCGATGTAATCTTTATAACTTCTAATTAATCCAATAGTTTAAGAATTTAAACaatcttttttaacttttagttaaaataataataagattaatGTGTTAATTATAGTCCTTAGATGGGCTAAGTTGTAATGTTACAATTCAAATAGCTTCAAAGTGAAGCAATTAAAATGTGAAAATAAAACTTAGCTTCAAAGTTTGGGGACCAGCAGTGCAGTTTACTTTTCGTAGGTTTAGTTGTATATAACTccctgtaaatatatcgaaaagcaaatatatttcaataaaatttaattttttatttttatccctatAAAAGTCCAGTAATATTCTTAtttactcccttttttttttgttaccgttagggtactgtttattttttaacagcagttaaataaaataacattttttttccttacaaatatatctcttcaaAAGCCCCAATTGTTAGAACTATACAGAAATATccttccaaaaaaatatttcttcgAATAATATAGAAGGgctaaaaaggtcaatttaactcattcactaaccaggattaaatattttactcatggttaactatatttttctaacagattctaatagtagggatatatttgaaaacggtAGGACCTATacaaggataaaaataaaaagttaaactttataggaatatatctgttattcgatatatttacaagaaactgtatgcaattaattctttttttatatatatatatttttttttgtaagataTTGAATTCAAACAAAGGACGAAAGGGGAGCAGTTCTTGAAAGATTCCAAGTCAAAAACGTGCTCCTAATGCTGTACAAAGCAATTATCCATCTTTTAGGTAAAAGTGTTcataacttatctaaactataaattatttttgagtttgactatccaatttttaaaaattctgattttattattcaatctttcaatttatttgatttaaataagTCACCGATACTTTggactttaaattttaaggtAACTATTTTATAAAGCATATTAACTAAACggcacattcaaattttaaagacaaAATATTATTGACCGAGTGACGTGTtaaaatcaatcaaaaattaaaattttgaaagccaTAAATAGTGATTTCAAATATTCATAATCAATATTacattatcatatatatatatatattattatatatatataatatatatatatatatatatatatatataaaatatatatatactattttactgtctaccaagttgttttttttgatgatagaagCTTTctaatcgacgattcatacgtTAGAACATTATCTACATCATTTAACTTctgaaatcaaatttataatttttcgatactGCATTTACTATGATCAAACAACTCACAAAattaactcatttttaaccggcctgtatgggatatttgctagtttcacgtgaaaagaatcggaataattgaattttgatagaaattttattcctaaaaaataaatcatgaaCCGATTAAATAGTCCGATCATTTTTAAGTCATATCTTTTAGAATTCGTTCGATTTTTAACGCGTCATTTTATACCCGTATTGATAAGACTTATAATGATTCAAAAAGATTCTACGAATTtatatttctagaagtttcaaaataTCAGCTAGATCATGTTTTACGAATGTGGAACGTCGATTCAAAAAACTCAACATCGGAAACAATTATAGATACGCAAAGCGgttctatattcataagagatatagccttactatatatatataataatataatatatattattatatatagttcagTTAGGTGCTTGTAAAAAGTACCTAAGCACTTTGAATTGTAAAACGCTGATAAATATACGTCAAATTAAACATGTCCTTGTCTGCCTGTTCCTCATGCATAGCTTTGTACCCactctattaaaaataaaattactcttCATTCATCTTATGACTTTCATgtataatttgaataaaataattatattttatatatcattCTAAAGCCAAAAGCAAAATCTGAGACCGCAAAgatcttaatttatttatattgacAAATTGCACGACTTTTATTCAGATTGCTTGTTCAAGTTGCACTTATGTTaggtttttctttaattttcccctccaaatatttttcttttttaacgaAATGGGCCtaagaaatttatatttacataaatagcCTCTCTACCTTACGGCGAGCGCCTAATGACATTTTTTAGTTGAACTACGGATCAATCGCCGTGTTTCAACCGATGATTGATCAACCGTGTGTGTGTAAGTGTTTGTTAATccccaaaaagttaaaaaagagagactaaatatgaatattaataCGGTGATTCGTGTTCAAAGTTAATAAATAGCAAACGTGGCAACTCGTCTGGTAAGAAGAGAGTCATATAATTGTAAATATACAGATGTTTATTTAGGactatttagtaaaaaaaattgaggggctAATTGGAAAAAAGCctgtttaatttaattatagagccaaaaaaatattgttttggAGGCTTTCAAAGTCTAGACAACAATTATTATTGAGGgatataaaaattgataaaaatttttttgcaaaacttattaaattaaatcatcTTTAATTGATTATTCatccttttaaattttgatttttcatcAATCTTTTCAATTTATTGATTTGAGTAGCAATATACTTCCTGAGCttcaattttaaactaattatttattttaataatcttTATCAATTagagaattgcataaaatactAGTAATTAAATtgtgtaaaaataaacgacaatcaagattttgaaagattaagATAGTTAACTTAAAATGATCAATGAATTAAGTAAGTTTAAAGTTTTCgtacatttttatataaaagatTAGACATTTTGggcttttaaaaataaaagtgatgcTTTTAGCGCAC includes the following:
- the LOC109727513 gene encoding cytochrome P450 89A2-like; translation: MDSWILFLSILLALTLSILLLLTNHHKNQNQKQQQPQQQQLQDENQNQQQQQQQQQHAKQPPGPPSFLLLADVICRRRSVFDTEHLIRALHARHGPVVALRLPFQRRPSVFVADRRLAHRALVEGGAAFAHRPPLVEPNVLFTCGQRDISSSSYGPYWRLVRRNLASKILPPSRVELFAPTRRWALAVLIEKLKAQAAANDDGVVVVMESFKHAIFCLLVFMCFGVKLDDDTTIADIQAVQQFMLAAFTAFPVFAFFPTVTKLLFRKRWNACVATNQKQQEIFGALIRARQEQKLKQESDRIAVAYVDSLLELRLPEEQGRSLTDGEVVSLCSEFLSGGTDTTATALQWIMANLVRRPDIQTKLYEEIKTMVGTTERKEIDEKVLSSMPYLKTVILEGLRRHPPAHFVLPHTVTANMMLGEYCVPKGADVNFMVAEIGWEGKVWEDPMEFRPERFLEGGEGEAVDITGSREIKMMPFGAGRRMCPGYGLAMLHLEYFVSNLVWEFEWKAIEGI